In Nitrospirota bacterium, a single genomic region encodes these proteins:
- the nuoB gene encoding NADH-quinone oxidoreductase subunit NuoB, whose product MLKILHQIFRTGIVTEPLPTGVEEEIQVVGQELEEAIRRCFHRSLTIRAVDAGSCNACELELQAMNNPVYNCERFGIHFTASPRFADMLLVTGPATRNMEIALKRTYNAMPPPKFVVAVGDCGYDGGIFGEGYASLGGIGKVLRVDAYIKGCPPKPADLLRGILRVIR is encoded by the coding sequence ATGCTAAAAATCCTGCATCAGATATTCAGAACAGGCATCGTCACAGAACCTCTGCCGACAGGAGTGGAAGAAGAGATACAAGTAGTAGGGCAAGAACTGGAAGAGGCCATAAGGCGGTGTTTCCATAGGAGCCTCACCATCCGGGCAGTAGATGCCGGCTCATGTAATGCCTGCGAACTGGAGCTCCAGGCCATGAATAACCCCGTCTACAATTGTGAGCGGTTCGGCATCCATTTTACAGCCTCACCAAGATTTGCCGATATGCTTTTGGTCACAGGCCCTGCTACCCGAAACATGGAGATTGCCTTAAAGAGGACATACAATGCAATGCCTCCGCCGAAGTTCGTCGTTGCTGTGGGAGATTGCGGATATGACGGCGGAATCTTTGGTGAAGGCTATGCATCCCTCGGAGGCATAGGAAAGGTCCTCAGGGTAGACGCCTATATCAAGGGCTGTCCTCCAAAACCAGCAGATCTTCTCAGGGGCATCCTGCGAGTTATCCGTTAA